A stretch of Aedes aegypti strain LVP_AGWG chromosome 2, AaegL5.0 Primary Assembly, whole genome shotgun sequence DNA encodes these proteins:
- the LOC5571557 gene encoding prolyl endopeptidase: MISLLRRRQFLSASGSLRIVLQQQRDSFLSPLPQQLQSSKQRPLKTSAAAPSPTSKFSRIAMPEAQECAASFRYPEARRDDSIKEEIHGVTIPDPYRWLEDPDAEETQAYVEKQNEISKPFLDSCEQWKILNEKLTKRWNYPKYSCPFKHGSRYFFFMNTGLQNQDVLYVQNSLEDEPKVFLDPNALSKDGTIALVGSRFSDDGSLFAYGLSQSGSDWTKLKVRNVSTGEDFPETLEHTKFVTASWAKDNKGFFYARYPVVDGKADGSETAANENQKLYFHRVGDSQDKDVLIAEFPEEPSWRLMPEVSDCGKYLMLFIMKGCKDMLLYFSKLESSDNITGKLDFVKVVTEFDSDYDYITNEGSIFSFRTNKGAPNYRVVNIDFDSPAMDNWKTLIEEHPKNVLDWSTCVNKDRVVLGYINDVKSVLQVHSLHDGSFVSKFPLEIGTVVGFSGKKKYSEIFYHFVSFLTPGIIYHYDFAKEGTEPKIFRQVKIEDFDNSLYKVDQVFYESKDGERIPMFVVQRKSDKQEKKPCLLYGYGGFNICIQPSFSITGLVFIDSFDGILAYPNIRGGGEYGERWHNAGRLLKKQNVFDDFQHAAQFLVESGYTTHDQIVIQGGSNGGLLVGACINQRPDLFGAAIAQVGVMDMLRFHKFTIGRAWVSDYGDIDEKEHFENLYKYSPLHNVHTPKSEKEQYPATLVLTADHDDRVSPLHSLKFVAALHHAIKDSEHQKNPLLLRVYSKAGHGMGKPTAKKIEEATDILTFMYKTLKLKLHV, from the exons AGCAACGACCGCTGAAAACGTCCGCGGCGGCCCCGAGTCCCACGAGCAAATTTAGCCGAATCGCGATGCCCGAAGCGCAGGAATGTGCGGCCAGTTTTCGGTACCCGGAAGCCCGCCGGGACGATTCAATAAAGGAAGAAATCCACGGCGTCACCATTCCGGATCCGTACCGATGGCTGGAGGATCCGGACGCGGAGGAAACCCAAGCCTACGTCGAGAAGCAGAACGAAATTTCCAAGCCGTTTCTGGACAGCTGCGAACAGTGGAAGATACTGAACGAGAAGCTGACCAAGCGCTGGAACTATCCCAAGTATTCGTGTCCGTTTAAGCACGGCAGTCGGTACTTCTTCTTCATGAACACCGGCCTGCAGAACCAGGA TGTCTTGTATGTTCAGAATTCCCTAGAAGATGAGCCCAAAGTATTCCTGGATCCAAATGCCCTTTCCAAGGACGGAACCATTGCATTGGTAGGATCCCGTTTCTCCGACGATGGAAGTCTCTTTGCCTACGGGCTCAGCCAAAGTGGGTCGGATTGGACCAAGCTGAAGGTGAGGAACGTCAGCACCGGGGAAGACTTCCCGGAGACACTGGAGCACACCAAGTTCGTGACGGCTTCCTGGGCCAAGGACAACAAGGGATTCTTCTACGCGCGTTATCCGGTGGTGGATGGCAAAGCGGACGGGTCGGAAACGGCCGCCAACGAGAACCAGAAGCTTTATTTCCACCGGGTTGGCGACTCGCAGGATAAGGATGTACTGATTGCCGAGTTTCCGGAGGAGCCCTCGTGGAGATT GATGCCCGAGGTATCGGACTGTGGCAAATATCTGATGCTGTTCATTATGAAGGGATGCAAGGATATGCTGCTCTACTTCAGCAAGTTGGAATCTTCTGACAACATCACAGGAAAGTTGGACTTTGTGAAGGTGGTCACCGAGTTCGATAGTGATTACGAT TACATTACCAACGAGGGAAGCATATTCTCGTTCCGCACCAACAAGGGCGCCCCGAACTACCGCGTTGTGAACATCGACTTCGACAGTCCGGCGATGGACAACTGGAAAACCCTGATCGAGGAGCACCCGAAGAATGTCCTGGATTGGTCCACCTGCGTCAACAAGGATCGGGTCGTTCTCGGCTATATCAATGACGTGAAATCGGTTCTACAGGTCCACAGTCTGCATGATGGCAGTTTCGTGTCGAAGTTCCCGCTGGAAATCGGAACCGTCGTTGGATTCAGCGGCAAGAAGAAGTACTCGGAAATCTTCTACCATTTCGTGTCGTTCCTGACGCCGGGCATTATCTACCACTACGATTTCGCCAAGGAGGGAACTGAGCCGAAGATCTTCCGCCAGGTTAAGATCGAAGACTTCGACAACAGCTTGTACAAGGTCGACCAGGTCTTCTACGAGAGCAAGGACGGCGAACGCATCCCGATGTTTGTGGTGCAGCGAAAGTCCGATAAG CAAGAGAAGAAACCGTGCCTTCTGTATGGTTATGGAGGATTCAACATTTGCATCCAACCGTCCTTCAGTATTACCGGGCTGGTGTTCATCGATTCGTTCGATGGAATTCTGGCCTATCCGAACATCCGTGGTGGCGG TGAATACGGCGAACGGTGGCACAATGCCGGCCGGCTGCTGAAGAAGCAGAACGTCTTCGATGACTTCCAGCATGCGGCGCAGTTTCTGGTGGAAAGTGGTTACACCACTCACGACCAGATTGTCATCCAGGGCGGTTCTAACGGTGGCCTGCTGGTCGGTGCGTGCATCAATCAGCGCCCGGATCTGTTTGGGGCGGCGATCGCTCAAGTGGG GGTTATGGACATGTTACGCTTCCACAAGTTCACCATCGGACGAGCCTGGGTCTCCGACTACGGTGACATCGACGAGAAGGAACACTTCGAAAACCTGTACAAGTATTCGCCCTTACACAACGTCCACACGCCAAAGTCCGAGAAGGAACAGTACCCGGCCACACTGGTGCTGACGGCAGATCACGACGACCGGGTCAGTCCATTGCACTCGCTCAAGTTCGTGGCCGCGCTACATCACGCCATCAAGGACTCGGAGCACCAGAAGAACCCGCTGCTACTGCGTGTCTACAGTAAGGCCGGCCACGGTATGGGCAAACCGACGGCCAAGAAGATCGAGGAAGCAACCGATATCTTGACGTTCATGTACAAGACGTTGAAGCTGAAATTGCATGTTTAG
- the LOC5571558 gene encoding uncharacterized protein LOC5571558, which yields MQPKVIVLSSLLVLSFLITIPTVIAESDHLDHKSLEVCPSMCTCDMIDKLKRADCSHEQLINAYTDVPTVVEILDLSINRISSIGNGDFQEYKQLIKLFLSENSIQTIALHAFANLRKLQFLDLSHNRLEQLHEDTFENNENLIELNLSHNNFMTLQHQPLFKSPSLMILELHECKIPQIYDNTFLHLPKLSTLDLSGNLMITLPKEPFVPLNRLRIIELGDNRWQCDSSSVRATINWMKKRIDTIRIEHCLINPHQTRAKFEKMELDPRLETHGREEVPIDQVWGSSTTEVYLNLLKEKSCAYNDKQDTESRRTCENFIECQSRFSELYFQCFEAHKDKPSYETSRSSHMAAITMLVGMFIGALFGSFFTYAIIWTVQTCRERSKSSNETGPRSTREMRREFRERNQFEHSRLNESPTLRRSHRQTIGCLPSHEQSEIYGNHENTRQFLINLFSKRQPHYIRNNSQISNLHNRYIPPTPIRNRVNLPVPTSPAALSTNSFTWQVSTPVPQPRRVTQEQEPMLSENRNDSRQSSTQSVWNSGYGESNITLYTPPIIYDASLVARETPPPPYLDCTSKSSNEDEEQQ from the exons ATGCAGCCCAAAGTCATAGTTTTAAGTAGCCTCCTAGTTTTAAGTTTTCTAATAACGATACCGACAGTCATAGCCGAAAGTGATCATCTTGATCACAAATCACTAGAAGTTTGCCCTTCGATGTGTACCTGTGATATGATCGACAAGCTGAAAAGAGCAGATTGCAG CCATGAGCAACTAATCAACGCATACACTGACGTGCCAACCGTTGTGGAAATATTGGATTTAAGCATCAACAGAATATCATCGATCGGAAATGGTGACTTCCAG GAGTACAAGCAActgattaaattatttttatcagAGAATTCTATCCAGACTATTGCATTGCATGCGTTTGCAAATCTGAGGAAACTGCAGTTTCTTGATCTATCCCACAATCGCTTAGAGCAGCTACACGAAGACACATTCGAAAACAACGAAAACCTTATCGAACTGAACCTCTCGCATAACAACTTCATGACGCTACAGCACCAACCGTTGTTCAAAAGTCCTTCTCTAATG ATTTTGGAGCTACATGAATGCAAAATTCCGCAGATTTACGACAACACGTTCCTACATCTGCCGAAGCTGAGCACGTTAGATCTGTCCGGCAACTTAATGATCACCCTTCCGAAGGAACCGTTCGTTCCCCTGAATCGGTTGCGGATCATTGAGCTGGGTGATAACCGGTGGCAGTGCGACAGTTCCTCGGTGCGCGCCACCATCAACTGGATGAAGAAGCGCATCGACACGATACGGATCGAACATTGCT TGATCAACCCACACCAAACAAGAgcgaaatttgagaaaatggaGCTGGACCCTCGCCTGGAAACCCACGGCCGGGAAGAAGTACCGATCGACCAGGTGTGGGGCTCGTCCACCACCGAAGTCTATCTGAACCTACTGAAGGAAAAGTCCTGCGCTTACAACGACAAACAGGATACGGAGAGCCGAAGGACGTGTGAAAACTTTATCGAGTGCCAATCACGGTTCAGTGAGCTGTACTTCCAATGCTTCGAGGCCCACAAAGATAAGCCGTCGTACGAAACGAGCCGCTCTAGTCACATGGCGGCCATTACCATGCTGGTGGGCATGTTCATTGGGGCTCTGTTTGGATCGTTCTTTACTTACGCCATAATTTGGACCGTGCAGACATGTCGAGAGCGGTCCAAATCTAGCAATGAAACTGGACCTAGATCGACACGGGAAATGCGGAGAGAGTTTCGCGAACGGAATCAATTTGAAC ACTCGCGTCTAAACGAATCACCAACACTGCGACGTTCGCATCGACAAACTATCGGCTGCCTACCGTCACATGAACAATCCGAAATCTACGGTAATCACGAAAACACTCGGCAATTTCTGATAAATCTCTTCTCCAAACGCCAACCGCACTACATCAGGAACAATTCCCAGATATCAAATTTGCACAATCGCTACATACCACCAACTCCCATTCGAAATAGAGTCAATCTTCCAGTTCCAACAAGTCCAGCCGCCCTATCGACCAATAGTTTTACTTGGCAAGTATCTACACCGGTTCCGCAACCGCGTCGGGTAACCCAGGAACAAGAACCCATGCTGAGTGAAAACCGGAACGACAGTCGTCAATCCTCGACGCAATCCGTGTGGAACAGTGGGTACGGAGAATCAAATATCACACTGTACACGCCACCAATTATCTACGATGCAAGCCTAGTGGCGCGAGAAACTCCTCCTCCGCCATATCTGGATTGTACCTCAAAATCTTCAAACGAGGATGAAGAACAACAGtga